A genome region from Paracoccus stylophorae includes the following:
- a CDS encoding bifunctional salicylyl-CoA 5-hydroxylase/oxidoreductase has protein sequence MKILCLGGGPAGLYFAISMKLRDPDHQVTLLERNRANDTFGWGVVLSDDALERMQRNDPKSTQAIRDHFIYWDDIAVIREGRRDVSGGHGFAGIGRKQMLVLLQERARELGVEMRFETEFGSAEDYRKDYDLVVAADGLNSRIRTEYEDVFKPDIDMRLCKFIWLGTHQKFNDAFTFIFERTEHGWLWAHVYQFDDDTATFIVECSQRTWDNFGFEDMTKEQIVETCRKAFEAHLDGHELMSNAAHLRGSAVWMNFPRVICDRWYHENVLLMGDAAATGHFSIGSGTRLAFDSAIALADYLHSEPTMERAFERYQEERRIEVLRLQSAARNSLEWFEEVERYFDLHPVQFTYSLLTRSQRISHENLRLRDPDWVRWAEDWFQEQAGGKPGRAPMFAPFRLRDMTLKNRIVVSPMAQYKAVDGKPTNWHLVHYGERAKGGAGLVYTEMTCVSAQGRITPGCPGLYAPEHEDAWRELVDFVHQETDAKICCQIGHSGRKGSTRIGWEGMDQPLEDGNWPLISASAEPWSADNAVPAEMTRAQMDEVRDQFVASTRMAERAGFDMIELHAAHGYLISSFISPVSNRRQDEFGGSLENRMRWPLEVFSAMRAAWPEEKPMSVRISANDWVGDGGVTPEEAVRIARAFHAAGADIIDVSAGQTSADARPIYGRMFQTPFSDRIRNEAGMATMAVGNIYEPDHVNSILMAGRADLVCLARPHLADPYWTLHAAVALGDRDTEWPLPYQAGRDQAMRLAERQAEEIRA, from the coding sequence ATGAAAATTCTCTGTCTCGGCGGCGGCCCTGCGGGCCTGTATTTCGCCATCTCGATGAAGCTGCGCGACCCCGACCATCAGGTGACGCTGCTGGAACGCAACCGCGCCAACGACACGTTCGGCTGGGGCGTGGTCCTGTCCGACGACGCGCTGGAACGGATGCAGCGCAACGACCCGAAATCGACGCAGGCGATCCGCGACCATTTCATCTATTGGGACGACATCGCGGTAATCCGCGAAGGGCGGCGCGACGTCTCGGGCGGGCACGGCTTTGCCGGGATCGGACGCAAGCAGATGCTGGTCCTGTTGCAGGAACGCGCCCGCGAACTGGGCGTCGAGATGCGGTTCGAGACCGAGTTCGGCAGCGCCGAGGACTATCGAAAGGATTACGATCTGGTCGTCGCCGCCGACGGTCTGAACAGCCGCATCCGCACCGAATACGAGGATGTGTTCAAGCCCGACATCGACATGCGCCTGTGCAAGTTCATATGGCTGGGCACGCATCAGAAATTCAACGACGCCTTCACCTTCATCTTCGAGCGGACCGAACATGGCTGGCTGTGGGCGCATGTCTATCAGTTCGACGACGACACCGCGACCTTCATCGTCGAATGCAGCCAGCGCACCTGGGACAATTTCGGCTTCGAGGACATGACCAAGGAACAGATCGTCGAGACCTGCCGCAAGGCGTTCGAGGCGCATCTGGACGGGCACGAGCTGATGTCGAACGCCGCGCATCTGCGCGGATCGGCCGTGTGGATGAATTTTCCGCGCGTGATCTGCGACCGCTGGTATCACGAGAATGTCCTGCTGATGGGCGATGCGGCGGCAACCGGGCATTTTTCCATCGGGTCGGGCACCCGGCTGGCCTTTGACAGCGCCATCGCGCTGGCCGACTACCTGCACAGCGAACCGACGATGGAACGTGCGTTCGAACGGTATCAGGAAGAACGCCGGATCGAGGTGCTGCGCCTGCAATCGGCGGCCCGCAACAGCCTGGAATGGTTCGAGGAGGTCGAGCGTTACTTCGACCTGCACCCGGTTCAGTTCACCTATTCGCTGCTGACCCGCAGCCAGCGCATCAGCCACGAAAACCTGCGCCTGCGCGACCCGGACTGGGTCCGCTGGGCCGAGGACTGGTTTCAGGAACAGGCGGGCGGAAAGCCCGGACGCGCGCCCATGTTCGCGCCGTTCCGCCTGCGCGACATGACGCTGAAGAACCGCATCGTCGTCTCGCCCATGGCGCAATACAAGGCCGTCGATGGCAAGCCCACGAACTGGCACCTGGTCCATTACGGCGAACGCGCCAAGGGCGGTGCCGGTCTGGTCTATACCGAGATGACCTGCGTGTCGGCGCAGGGGCGGATCACGCCGGGCTGTCCGGGGCTGTATGCGCCCGAACACGAGGATGCGTGGCGCGAGCTTGTCGACTTCGTGCATCAGGAAACCGACGCGAAGATCTGCTGCCAGATCGGCCATTCGGGGCGCAAGGGCTCGACCCGGATCGGGTGGGAGGGGATGGACCAGCCGCTGGAAGACGGCAACTGGCCGCTGATCTCGGCCTCGGCCGAGCCGTGGTCGGCGGATAATGCCGTTCCCGCCGAAATGACCCGCGCGCAGATGGATGAGGTCAGGGATCAGTTCGTCGCCTCGACCCGCATGGCCGAGCGGGCGGGCTTTGACATGATCGAGTTGCACGCCGCGCATGGCTATCTGATCAGCAGCTTCATCTCGCCCGTGTCGAACCGGCGGCAGGACGAATTCGGCGGCTCGCTGGAAAACCGGATGCGCTGGCCGCTTGAGGTGTTTTCCGCGATGCGCGCTGCGTGGCCCGAAGAAAAACCGATGTCGGTCCGAATCAGCGCCAATGACTGGGTGGGCGACGGCGGCGTGACGCCGGAAGAGGCCGTCCGGATCGCGCGCGCCTTCCACGCCGCAGGGGCCGATATCATTGACGTGTCGGCGGGTCAGACATCGGCGGATGCGCGGCCGATCTATGGCCGCATGTTCCAGACCCCGTTCTCGGACCGCATCCGCAACGAGGCCGGGATGGCGACGATGGCCGTCGGCAACATCTATGAACCCGACCACGTCAATTCGATCCTGATGGCCGGCCGCGCCGATCTGGTCTGCCTGGCCCGCCCGCATCTGGCCGATCCCTATTGGACGCTGCACGCCGCCGTCGCCCTGGGCGACCGGGATACCGAATGGCCGCTGCCCTATCAGGCCGGCCGCGATCAGGCGATGCGTCTGGCCGAGCGACAGGCCGAAGAGATCCGGGCATGA